One window of Oncorhynchus masou masou isolate Uvic2021 chromosome 28, UVic_Omas_1.1, whole genome shotgun sequence genomic DNA carries:
- the srsf9 gene encoding serine/arginine-rich splicing factor 9, with protein MTDGRIYVGNLPMDVQERDIEDLFFKYGKIRDIELKNNRGTIPFAFVRFEDPRDAEDAVYGRNGYGFGDSKLRVEYPRSSGAKFSGPMGGGERGEGGGPKGRFGPPTRRSEFRVIVTGLPPSGSWQDLKDHMREAGDVCFADVQRDGEGVVEFVRREDMEYALRRLDRTEFRSHQGEMANIRVHGEHGASYGRSPSRSRSPRGRGYSPPPYKSRGSPPQRYQSPPRRHVSRHSPPARRHPVTHHSPPPRHYR; from the exons ATGACTGATGGAAGGATCTACGTGGGAAATCTTCCAATGGATGTCCAGGAGAGGGACATAGAGGATCTCTTCTTCAAATATGGAAAAATTCGGGATATCGAACTAAAGAATAACAGGGGAACCATCCCTTTTGCTTTTGTTCGCTTCGAAGATCCACG GGATGCAGAAGATGCTGTCTATGGAAGGAATGGATATGGATTCGGTGACTCCAAGCTTCGTGTAGAATACCCTCGCTCCTCTGGTGCCAAATTTAGTGGCCCTATGGGAGGCGGAGAAAGAGGCGAAGGAGGGGGTCCTAAGGGGAGGTTTGGGCCTCCAACTCGGAGATCTGAGTTCCGGGTGATAGTGACTG GCTTGCCCCCATCAGGGAGCTGGCAGGATCTTAAAGACCACATGCGTGAGGCAGGGGATGTGTGTTTTGCCGACGTGCAGCGGGATGGTGAAGGGGTGGTGGAGTTTGTCCGTCGGGAGGACATGGAGTATGCCCTGCGCAGACTGGACAGGACTGAGTTCCGCTCCCATCAG GGGGAGATGGCAAACATTCGTGTCCACGGAGAACATGGTGCCAGTTATGGTCGCTCGCCGTCCCGCTCCAGATCCCCCCGGGGGCGTGGCTACTCACCACCTCCTTACAAAAGCAGAGGGTCCCCTCCACAGCGCTACCAGTCACCTCCACGGCGCCATGTGTCCCGCCATAGCCCCCCAGCGAGGCGACACCCAGTAACACACCACAGCCCACCCCCACGCCACTATCGGTAG
- the triap1 gene encoding TP53-regulated inhibitor of apoptosis 1, producing MNSVGEGCTDLKREYDQCFNRWFAEKFLKGDRSGDPCTEMFKKYQHCVQKAIKEKDIPIDGVEFMGPNKEKGDR from the exons ATGAATAGTGTTGGAGAGGGCTGCACTGACCTAAAACGGGAATATGACCAGTGCTTTAACCGTTGGTTTGCTGAGAAATTCTTGAAGGGAGATCGAAGCGGTGATCCCTGTACCGAAATGTTCAAGAAATATCAGCATTGTGTCCAG AAGGCCATAAAAGAAAAGGACATTCCCATTGATGGTGTAGAATTCATGGGCCCAAATAAAGAGAAAGGTGACAGATGA